The following coding sequences lie in one Klebsiella huaxiensis genomic window:
- a CDS encoding fimbrial biogenesis chaperone: MKVKTLAALALLLGGWASQSLAGGIVLQTTRVIYNASKKEAALPVANHSSKMPYLLQSWIDNPQGTVRGPFIMTPPLFRLNAGDDSSLRIIKTDGNLPEDKESLFYVNVRAIPAQSKSEAGKTNALTLVFKTRIKLFYRPAHLKGDAQDAWKSIQYKRTNNALDVYNPSAYYVVFAGIALGKTDLTDKVDYIAPGEHKQIPLPAASGNSIQWAAINDYGGTTAKETQVLQ, translated from the coding sequence ATGAAAGTAAAAACCCTGGCAGCATTGGCATTGTTACTTGGAGGATGGGCCAGCCAAAGCCTGGCCGGAGGGATCGTTCTGCAAACCACGCGGGTGATTTACAACGCCAGTAAAAAAGAGGCGGCCCTACCCGTTGCCAACCACAGCAGCAAAATGCCCTACTTACTGCAATCGTGGATTGATAATCCACAAGGGACGGTTCGCGGGCCGTTTATAATGACCCCGCCGCTGTTTCGCCTGAATGCCGGAGATGACTCCTCACTGCGCATTATTAAAACAGATGGTAATTTACCGGAAGATAAAGAGTCGTTGTTTTACGTTAACGTACGGGCAATTCCAGCACAATCTAAAAGCGAAGCAGGTAAAACCAATGCTTTAACATTGGTATTTAAAACCAGAATTAAACTCTTTTATCGCCCGGCACATCTGAAAGGTGACGCACAGGATGCCTGGAAATCTATACAATATAAGCGTACGAATAATGCATTAGATGTCTATAATCCATCGGCCTATTACGTTGTTTTTGCTGGTATCGCGTTGGGTAAAACAGATTTGACCGATAAAGTTGACTATATCGCTCCCGGCGAGCACAAACAAATTCCGCTACCCGCCGCATCAGGTAATTCTATTCAGTGGGCCGCAATCAATGATTACGGCGGCACCACGGCAAAAGAAACTCAGGTATTGCAATAA
- a CDS encoding fimbrial protein — protein sequence MNIIAKSVAVGLLAISAGSAWASDGTIEFTGEITTNTCEFANGDTVNVELGHYSNTQFKNVGDKSPTTQFTIPLTNCPTEAWKHLDGTTSASFQLWLETRSSGTTGTDNDLVAVTALGTPATGVGIRIDRASDGTQLALNKLNDTPVYFDITGETTDVNLQAYYVSTAEASAITAGEANASVDVTIDYR from the coding sequence ATGAACATAATTGCAAAATCTGTTGCAGTTGGTTTACTGGCAATATCTGCAGGAAGCGCCTGGGCGAGCGATGGAACCATTGAATTCACTGGTGAAATAACAACGAATACCTGTGAGTTCGCTAACGGCGATACGGTGAACGTTGAGTTGGGCCATTATTCTAATACTCAGTTTAAAAACGTAGGAGACAAGTCACCAACAACACAGTTCACCATTCCATTGACCAACTGTCCGACCGAAGCCTGGAAACACCTTGACGGTACCACCAGCGCATCCTTCCAGCTATGGCTGGAAACGCGTAGCAGCGGTACTACCGGTACTGATAACGATCTGGTTGCGGTGACGGCCTTAGGCACGCCGGCAACCGGTGTCGGTATTCGCATCGACCGCGCCTCGGACGGTACCCAGTTAGCGCTGAATAAACTGAACGACACCCCGGTCTATTTTGACATTACAGGCGAAACAACAGATGTGAACCTTCAGGCTTACTACGTCTCTACCGCAGAAGCATCGGCGATTACTGCCGGGGAAGCTAACGCTTCCGTCGACGTCACCATCGATTATCGTTAA
- a CDS encoding DeoR/GlpR family DNA-binding transcription regulator, which yields MNSFERRNKIVEMVNAQGSVLVLDLSNLFGISEVTIRADLRLLEEKGLLTRFHGGAARPGSNLTEGDSQEVVLEDRYQLASDPKKRIAQAAATMISEGMTVILDSGSTTLLIAEELVRMTNITVITNSLPAAFTLSENKDITLVVCGGTVRHKTHSMHGTIAERSLKGISADLMFVGADGIDTTNGITTFNEGYSISGVMAAAAHKVVAVLDASKFNRRGFNQVLPMEKINCVITDDGISSEYLSELKNMPIELQIV from the coding sequence ATGAACTCATTTGAGCGAAGGAATAAAATCGTCGAAATGGTCAATGCGCAGGGCAGCGTATTGGTGCTGGACCTTTCGAATCTCTTTGGTATCTCCGAAGTCACCATCCGGGCCGATCTACGCTTGCTGGAAGAGAAGGGTTTACTCACCCGCTTTCACGGCGGCGCAGCCAGGCCAGGCAGCAATTTGACCGAAGGGGATAGTCAGGAAGTTGTACTTGAGGACCGCTATCAGCTGGCCAGTGACCCTAAAAAACGGATTGCTCAGGCCGCAGCGACGATGATTAGCGAAGGGATGACGGTGATCCTTGATAGCGGCAGCACCACCCTGCTGATTGCCGAGGAACTGGTACGTATGACCAATATCACGGTGATTACCAACAGTCTGCCTGCGGCCTTTACGTTATCGGAAAACAAAGATATTACCCTGGTGGTTTGCGGCGGCACCGTTCGCCATAAAACCCACTCCATGCACGGGACTATCGCCGAACGCTCGCTAAAGGGTATTAGCGCCGACCTGATGTTTGTCGGTGCTGACGGTATCGACACCACCAACGGCATCACCACCTTTAATGAAGGCTACTCCATCAGCGGCGTTATGGCCGCGGCTGCCCATAAGGTGGTTGCCGTGCTGGATGCCAGCAAATTTAACCGTCGCGGATTTAATCAGGTCCTGCCGATGGAGAAGATCAACTGCGTCATTACCGATGATGGTATTAGCAGTGAATATCTCTCTGAGTTAAAAAACATGCCAATTGAATTACAAATCGTATAA
- the gatD gene encoding galactitol-1-phosphate 5-dehydrogenase, with translation MQSVVIHAEGTVCVEERPIPTLQTENDVLVKVVSSGLCGSDIPRIFAKGAHYYPITLGHEFSGYVESYGSAVTDLQPGDAVACVPLLPCFHCPQCQREYFSLCKQYQFVGSRSEGGNAQYVVVKRANLFRLPDQMPIDDGAFIEPITVGLHAFHLAQGCKGKNVIIIGAGTIGLLALQCARELGAKSITAIDINPQKLELAKTLGATRVFNSREMSGKEIQAALEEIQFDQLVLETAGTPQTVALGIDVAGPRAQLALVGTLHHDLTLPSATFGQILRKELTIVGSWMNYSGPWPGEEWQTAVRLLTEKRIQLAPLIAHIGDAESFAREVQALNGAPMQGKILLKLS, from the coding sequence ATGCAATCAGTGGTAATCCATGCTGAGGGGACAGTGTGCGTTGAAGAACGCCCAATACCGACTCTGCAAACGGAAAACGATGTCCTGGTAAAAGTTGTCAGCTCCGGATTGTGCGGTTCTGATATTCCGCGCATCTTCGCCAAAGGCGCACACTACTACCCCATCACGCTGGGCCACGAGTTCAGCGGCTATGTTGAATCCTATGGCTCCGCGGTGACCGACCTGCAGCCGGGCGATGCGGTAGCCTGCGTGCCCCTGCTCCCCTGCTTTCACTGCCCACAGTGCCAGCGTGAATATTTCTCGCTGTGCAAACAGTATCAGTTCGTCGGTTCGCGTAGCGAAGGCGGGAATGCGCAATACGTCGTCGTCAAACGTGCCAACCTGTTCCGCCTGCCGGATCAGATGCCGATTGACGACGGGGCGTTTATCGAGCCAATCACCGTTGGCCTGCACGCCTTCCATCTGGCACAGGGATGCAAAGGGAAAAACGTCATTATTATTGGCGCAGGCACCATCGGCCTGCTGGCGCTGCAGTGCGCCCGCGAACTGGGCGCCAAAAGCATTACGGCAATTGATATCAATCCGCAGAAACTGGAACTGGCAAAAACGCTCGGCGCAACCCGCGTCTTCAATAGCAGAGAGATGAGCGGTAAAGAGATTCAGGCAGCGCTGGAAGAGATTCAGTTCGACCAGTTGGTGCTTGAAACTGCGGGTACGCCACAAACCGTGGCGCTGGGCATTGACGTCGCCGGGCCGCGCGCGCAGCTGGCGCTGGTCGGCACGCTGCACCATGATTTGACCCTGCCTTCCGCCACCTTTGGTCAGATTTTACGTAAAGAGCTGACTATCGTCGGCAGTTGGATGAACTACTCCGGCCCGTGGCCTGGGGAAGAGTGGCAAACGGCAGTGCGCCTGCTGACGGAAAAACGTATTCAGCTTGCTCCACTCATCGCCCACATCGGCGATGCAGAAAGCTTTGCCCGCGAAGTCCAGGCGCTCAACGGCGCGCCGATGCAGGGAAAAATCCTGCTTAAACTCTCCTGA
- a CDS encoding galactitol-specific PTS transporter subunit IIC encodes MFSEIMRYILDLGPTVMLPIVIIIFSKLLGMKLGDCFKSGLHIGIGFVGIGLVIGLMLDSIGPAAKAMAEHFQINLHVIDIGWPGSSPMTWASQIALVAIPIAIAVNIFMLVTRMTRVVNVDIWNIWHMTFTGAMLHIATGSYWIGILGVVVHAAFVYKLGDWFAKDTRDFFGLDGIAIPHGSSAYLGPIAVLVDTIIEKIPGLNRIHFSADDIQKRFGPFGEPVTVGFVMGLVIGALAGYDLKGILQLAVKTGAVMLLMPRVIKPIMDGLNPIAKQARKRLQAKFGGQDFLIGLDPALLLGHTSVVSASLIFIPLSILIAVVVPGNQVLPFGDLATIGFFVAMAVAVHQGNLFRTLISGIILMGITLWIATQTIGLHTQLAANAGALKAGGLVASMDQGGSPITWLLIQLFTWQNVVGFAVIGVIYVAGVLLTWRRARNFAAAEKAATAQQSPTVS; translated from the coding sequence ATGTTTAGCGAAATCATGCGTTATATCCTCGATCTTGGTCCGACGGTGATGCTGCCGATTGTGATCATTATCTTCTCCAAACTGTTGGGGATGAAGCTCGGGGATTGCTTTAAATCAGGCCTGCATATCGGGATTGGGTTCGTCGGCATCGGCCTGGTCATCGGCCTGATGCTCGACTCTATCGGCCCGGCCGCGAAAGCGATGGCTGAGCATTTCCAGATTAACCTGCACGTGATTGATATTGGTTGGCCGGGGTCGTCACCGATGACCTGGGCATCGCAAATCGCGCTGGTGGCGATCCCCATCGCTATCGCGGTCAACATCTTCATGCTGGTGACCCGGATGACTCGCGTGGTGAACGTCGATATCTGGAACATCTGGCACATGACCTTTACCGGCGCGATGCTGCACATTGCCACCGGCTCTTACTGGATTGGTATTCTTGGCGTGGTCGTGCATGCGGCTTTCGTCTACAAGCTCGGCGACTGGTTTGCGAAGGATACTCGCGACTTTTTCGGTCTCGACGGTATCGCCATTCCGCACGGTAGCTCGGCATATTTAGGGCCGATCGCGGTGCTGGTCGATACGATTATCGAAAAAATTCCCGGTCTGAACCGCATTCACTTCAGCGCTGACGATATTCAGAAACGCTTCGGCCCGTTCGGTGAACCGGTCACCGTTGGCTTCGTGATGGGTCTGGTCATTGGCGCACTGGCAGGCTACGACCTGAAAGGCATTCTGCAACTGGCGGTGAAAACCGGTGCGGTGATGCTGTTGATGCCGCGCGTCATCAAACCGATCATGGACGGCCTGAACCCGATTGCTAAACAGGCGCGTAAACGTCTGCAGGCAAAATTCGGCGGTCAGGACTTCCTGATTGGTCTCGACCCGGCGCTGCTGCTTGGCCATACCTCGGTCGTCTCTGCCAGCCTGATCTTTATCCCACTGAGTATTCTTATCGCGGTCGTGGTGCCGGGCAACCAGGTCCTGCCGTTCGGTGACCTCGCTACCATCGGTTTCTTCGTGGCAATGGCGGTTGCGGTGCATCAGGGTAACCTGTTCCGTACGCTAATTTCCGGAATCATCCTGATGGGGATCACGCTATGGATAGCGACGCAGACCATCGGCCTGCATACCCAGCTAGCGGCTAACGCCGGGGCTCTGAAAGCGGGTGGTCTGGTGGCCTCCATGGACCAGGGCGGCTCGCCGATTACCTGGCTGCTCATCCAGCTCTTCACCTGGCAAAACGTGGTCGGTTTTGCGGTTATCGGCGTCATCTATGTTGCCGGCGTGCTGCTGACGTGGCGCCGAGCGCGCAACTTTGCAGCCGCAGAGAAAGCTGCCACGGCGCAACAAAGCCCAACCGTTTCTTAA
- the gatB gene encoding PTS galactitol transporter subunit IIB: MKRKVIVACGGAVATSTMAAEEIKDLCADHNIELDLVQCRVNEIETYMDGAHLICTTARVDRTFGDIPVVHGMPFISGVGIEELQQKILNILAE, from the coding sequence ATGAAACGTAAAGTAATCGTAGCCTGTGGCGGCGCTGTCGCCACCTCTACCATGGCCGCAGAAGAGATCAAAGACCTGTGTGCAGACCACAACATTGAGCTGGACCTGGTGCAGTGTCGCGTCAATGAAATCGAAACCTATATGGACGGTGCGCACCTGATTTGCACGACTGCCCGGGTCGACAGAACTTTCGGCGACATTCCGGTTGTTCACGGCATGCCGTTCATTTCCGGCGTAGGCATTGAAGAACTGCAGCAAAAAATCCTGAACATCCTTGCGGAGTAA
- the gatA gene encoding PTS galactitol transporter subunit IIA, protein MSQLFVRTGIHFSSSQQALEHIGKEMLARGVVHDSYPLALLEREATFPTGIALEQHAVAIPHCEAVHAKSPAIYLIRPDNPVPFQRADDDGDINVSLIIALIVENPTAQLKLLRRLFSELQNPTTLEALLAASEEQLPELFRHSILESEPSAQAI, encoded by the coding sequence ATGAGTCAATTGTTTGTTCGTACCGGCATTCATTTTAGTTCCAGCCAGCAGGCGCTGGAGCACATTGGCAAAGAGATGCTGGCGCGCGGCGTCGTGCATGATAGCTATCCACTGGCGCTGCTCGAACGAGAAGCGACTTTCCCAACCGGCATTGCGCTGGAGCAGCATGCGGTCGCGATCCCTCACTGTGAGGCGGTGCATGCAAAGTCTCCAGCTATCTATCTGATTCGTCCGGACAATCCGGTCCCTTTTCAGCGTGCTGATGACGACGGAGATATCAACGTTTCGTTAATCATCGCGCTGATTGTTGAAAATCCGACTGCACAGCTAAAGCTGCTGCGTCGGTTATTTAGTGAGCTACAGAATCCGACCACGCTTGAAGCATTACTGGCTGCCTCAGAAGAGCAGCTGCCCGAGCTGTTTCGGCACTCTATCCTTGAGTCAGAGCCCAGCGCTCAGGCTATATAA
- the gatZ gene encoding tagatose-bisphosphate aldolase subunit GatZ — MKDIISRHKAGEHIGICSVCSAHPLVIEAALRFDLHTNNKVLIEATSNQVNQFGGYTGMQPADFRDFVNKIAQDVGFPSERIILGGDHLGPNCWQGEPAAEAMEKSVDLIKAYVAAGFSKIHLDASMSCADDPVPLDPAIVAERAARLCQAAEETASDELKRHLTYVIGTEVPVPGGEASTIGSVHVTRAQDAAATLETHEAAFRKLGLDAALERVIAIVVQPGVEFDHTQIIHYQPEAAKALSAWIEGTPMVYEAHSTDYQSRQAYRALVRDHYAILKVGPALTFALREAIFALAQMENELVAPESRSRVMEVIDEVMLNEPGYWKKYYRPTWSQAMVDIHFSLSDRIRYYWPHPRIRQSVEKLIANLTETKLPLGLISQYMPVQFERLSLNELAAVPHDLILDKIQDVLRAYRYGCSSEIA, encoded by the coding sequence ATGAAAGATATTATTTCCCGCCACAAAGCTGGCGAACACATCGGCATCTGTTCAGTTTGTTCCGCGCATCCGTTGGTTATCGAAGCGGCATTGCGTTTCGATCTGCATACCAACAATAAGGTCCTTATCGAAGCGACATCCAACCAGGTGAACCAGTTTGGCGGCTACACCGGGATGCAACCTGCGGACTTCCGCGATTTCGTGAATAAAATCGCCCAGGACGTTGGTTTTCCGTCAGAACGCATCATCCTCGGCGGCGACCACCTTGGCCCAAACTGCTGGCAGGGCGAACCCGCTGCCGAAGCAATGGAAAAATCTGTCGACCTGATTAAGGCTTACGTCGCCGCCGGCTTCAGCAAAATCCATCTCGATGCTTCGATGTCCTGCGCTGACGACCCGGTGCCGCTGGACCCGGCCATCGTCGCTGAACGCGCCGCCCGCCTGTGCCAGGCCGCAGAAGAGACGGCAAGCGATGAGCTGAAGCGCCACCTGACCTACGTGATTGGCACTGAAGTCCCGGTACCGGGCGGCGAAGCCAGCACCATCGGCAGCGTCCACGTGACCCGTGCGCAGGATGCGGCGGCAACGCTGGAAACGCACGAAGCCGCCTTCCGCAAACTGGGGCTGGATGCTGCGCTGGAGCGCGTCATTGCTATCGTGGTGCAGCCTGGCGTTGAGTTCGACCATACGCAAATTATCCATTATCAGCCGGAAGCCGCTAAAGCGCTGTCCGCATGGATTGAAGGCACGCCAATGGTCTACGAAGCGCACTCGACTGACTACCAGTCCCGCCAGGCTTATCGTGCGCTGGTCCGCGACCACTACGCCATACTGAAAGTCGGCCCGGCGCTCACCTTCGCGCTGCGCGAAGCCATTTTCGCTCTCGCGCAAATGGAAAATGAGCTGGTGGCTCCGGAATCCCGCAGCCGGGTGATGGAAGTGATTGACGAAGTCATGCTTAACGAACCGGGTTACTGGAAGAAGTACTATCGCCCAACCTGGAGCCAGGCAATGGTGGATATCCACTTCAGCCTGTCCGACCGCATTCGCTACTACTGGCCGCACCCGCGTATTCGTCAGAGTGTAGAAAAGTTAATTGCAAACCTGACCGAAACTAAGCTGCCGCTGGGCCTTATCAGCCAGTATATGCCTGTACAGTTTGAACGACTGTCGTTAAACGAACTCGCCGCCGTGCCGCACGACCTCATCCTCGACAAGATTCAGGATGTGCTGCGTGCTTACCGTTACGGCTGTTCATCTGAAATCGCCTGA